ACCCGGCTGGAATCGCTGGTGCAGCCGCCCTCCGGCGACACTGTGCGCATCAAACCCCTGCTCACCCGTATCGTGGAAGAGGCGAGGGCGCTGTCGGGCGGCAAGCACAGCATTACATTGCGGCAGGTGCAGGAGGTCGACCTGAAAGGCAATCACGATGAACTGGAAAGCGCATTTGTGAATCTGCTGTCGAATGCGGTGCGCTATACACCCGACGGTGGCCACATCGATGTCAGCTGGGCCATCGAAGACGATAGTGCGGCTTTGATCGTGGCCGACGATGGCATCGGCATCGCGGCAGAACATTTGAACCGGCTCACCGAGCGTTTCTATCGCGTCGATAAAACCCGCTCGCGCGCGACGCAGGGAACGGGTCTCGGGCTGGCCATCGTGAAACATGTTTTATTGCGACACCGCGGCCGCCTGGAAATTTCTTCCGAATATGGCAAGGGCAGTCGTTTCAAAGTTATTTTTCAGCGTGCGCAATTGGCCTTGCGACAGGATTAAAATCCTGTCGGATAAATCTGTAAATGATTTTGCGCTATCGATTTGCTTAAAACATCGGCAGCTTTTTTACAAATCTGCTGACGTATTAAGCAGAACTGAAAAAAGTTTGAATATTTGTCGAAAAAGACGTTTTTTTTGTCGCATATTTTTCTGAAATCTGGTCTAATCCGTCTCTCAAGTTTTTCAGCAGATAAGTTGTTGGCGGTACCGTTATTGGGTTGGTTTTTGCAGCAAAATTTAAAAATTTTCCTGTATAAAAATTTGACAAAAATCGGAATACTGTTTATTATCTTGCTTCTCGGAGTGTAGCGCAGCCCGGTAGCGCACCTGGTTTGGGACCAGGGGGTCCAAGGTTCGAATCCTTGTACTCCGACCATATTTAAGCTGTAAGATCAAGGACTTAGAAGAGAAATCTTCTAGGTCCTTTTTCTTTGTGCGCAACTTTTTGCGCGACTATCCGTTGCTTATTCTAAGCAAGGTGGAGGTATTCCGCGTTTCTACCCAAGATTTGCCATCTCGATAAGCTGTGCAATAGTCGGTGTTGCGTACTGCTCCGACGTATTGTTTGCCGCATGATCCATCAATACGGCCCGGTCCTCGGAAAGGACGCCAGCATCACGCAGGCGCCGCCCAAATGTATGCCTTAAATCATGGACACGCACTTGCTCAAGGCCAGCTCGTTTCCGTGCCTCTTGCCACCAGCACGCTATTGCCCCAGACGCTCAGTATCTTCTTTCTCAATCCGGACGTGACATCTCAAAAAATCACGCCAAGGGACGATCTCGTTTCGTGGAAGTGGATGCTCAATAAGAAGGATGTGACGATTGTTGTTGCCACTGAGCGCGGTGTCCATCTGAATGTCCGCGAGGTGGCAAATCGCCTTATACGCCTGTGGGTGCCGCAGTTCGCGGTGCAGGACAAGGCCATCAATATGCTGTTGTCGGAAAATGACTTGGATGAACTGCCGATCCTGCCGTCGATGGCAGGCGGCTCCTTTTTGCACTAGACGGAAGAGGCACGACCACCTGTACGCTTCGTTGCCTGGCTTGATTGGACAGCGTTTTGCGGATGCCATTGATGAGCGTGTGCTGGGATTCAATGGCGACGGCATGACGGCCGATCAAAAGAAGAAATTCGGCGACGGCATCATGAAAAATAATCCTGAAACGTCGGTGCGCGACGCGCTGGTAGATGACCGGCAAGTCAGTGATAGCTAGCGCTTGCGAATTGAACCCGTGATCAAAAACAATAAAAGCTTGTATGGTGACGGGGCGATCTCAGTAGGTGCCGCCTATAAAAATATGGGAATAAGATGCGCACGGGCGAGTTCTTTGCGCAGGATGCGAGGGCGACGCAAGCGCAGAGTGTCATTCCATCGCTGGCGGCGGTGCCGAATATCTCTGCCGTCCCGAATATGCCGACTGCTCCTGCTGTTGCGCAGATACCGGATATTCCCGAGATCGCATCAATCTTGCCGGCCACACAGTTCAATGCCAGAGCGTCGAGTACGTCGATGATGGTCGTGGCGCCGAAGTTTGACGTTGGCCAAGATTTGCGTGACAGAAAAACTGCCCATGTAGTTACGGGCGGGATGTCAGAGGGGGCTTAAAGATTAGATAGCTTTGCTGCCAATGTGGCTCTCTCGATCATGCGATGAGGTGTTGAATGGATGGGAATAGGTTAGTATGCATTATATTGCAACAGGGAAACATTTTGGATGGATTCGGGCGACTTCCTCAGTTCGGACGTTTGGCCGGTCAAACAAAATTGCTCATCGCTTGGCGGCGTATGCCCTGCATGCTGCCACCTGAGGCATTTGCGGTTCGTGAGCGAAAGCAATAGTCTCGTTAGCGGAGTAGATGGGGTTTTGCGAAATAATAACTAGGGAGATTCGTCCTTTTACCACAAGGAAATCGCATGAAAAATAAGAGGGAACTCCTCGAAGGCGACCCTACAACACTTGCAGATTTTTTAAGGGCGGTACGCAAGCAGCAAAAGGGAGGAAATGGTAAGCCGTTAACGTTAACTGCTATTCACAATCGTTGTGGGTTACCGATACCCATACTTTCCAAATTGGAAGCGGGCCAAATTCTTGACCCGAGAAGTTCCACGCTGAAAAGTATGTTGCACGGTTACGGCCTTGCCTTCGAAGATGTGGCACGATATTTGCCGCTGAGGGCGAACAACAAGATGCAACGTGTAATCGTTAAATAGGAGATGGACGTGCCGCACTTGATGTTTTGCATGCCGATTGTGACGGTATAGCGCATGCAACTGATTTTGTCATCGGGCACAGAGTTCTGCGGCGACCTGCTGCTGGACGCCTGCCTGCATTCCGGTCTGGAGCCGATGCCGATGACGCTAGAAGCGGTCGTCATCAGAGCGACCGATGCAACGATAGCCGGGCTCAAGCAAGGCGCCAGTATCAGCGTGGCCAATGAGGGGTGCGTATTTCGCGTCGTCCAGGTCAAGCGCGGCAAGATATAGGCGGACCCGCCGGAATTTCGCTTGCTCAGGTCGCTGCGGTCAACGCAGGAAACGCTGCCAGTTATCGCGTGTAGCGAGAACTAGCCCTAGGGTAGAGAGGATATTATGCGGACTTGCAAAGAGTGACTGGCCACTTTACAGGATGGCAGACGATTCCTGCTGAGTAGTAGCTTGATGAGAGTGAATGACGCTGTTATTTTCGCAGACACGATCACGCCCGCCAGATTTTGCTGCGTAAAGGGCCTTATCGGCTGCTTGTATCAGCTCTAACGGATTATCCAGATCCAGAATGGGGACAAACGCATCAACGCCGGCGCTGACTGTGACCACGCCGGCGGAATTACCCGCATGCTCGATACCCAGGTTGTGGATCTCCAAACGGATTTTTTCGGCAATGACCATTGCGCCGCGTACGTCAGTACCGGGGAGAAGCACGCCAAGCTCTTCCCCGCCGTAACGGGCCGCGACGTCGCCAGGCCGATTCTGATTGGTTTTAATCACCTCGCTGATTTTTCGCAAGCATTCATCGCCTGCTGCGTGACCGTATATATCGTTATATTGTTTGAAGCAGTCGACATCGATCATGACCAGCGCCAGTGAACTTGCCTCTCGCACCGCACGGCTAAATTCCTTGTCCAGAGCAAGGTCAAAATGACGACGATTCGCGAGTCCGGTGAGACCGTCCTGCAATGCCAGCCTTTCGAGCGTCTGGTTGAGTGTTTCTAATGCATCCCGTGCTCGAACCAGTTCCGCTTCGGCATTCAGGCGCAGCTTGATTTGACCGACGAGATGAAATCCCAGCATGCTCAATACGATGAGCAGTATCCCCACGCCGGCGGAATGTAAATAAGTATCTGTAAGCCAATCTGCAAGGATTTCATCTTCCGACAGCGCTGTGGCGACGAATAAGGGATATTGCTCCAAGTGCCGGAAGCTATTCAGGCGCCTAACTCCGTCCAGTGCTGAAACGATAAAAATCGTGCCCATGGCTCTCTTCGCAACGTGGTCACGAAACAGAGGGGTATTTGCTATGCTTTTTCCATTGGTATCCGCCAACAGCGGCCGACGGGTCAGCATGACGCCATTATTCAGTCCAAGCACGATCGCGCCGTGGTGGCCGATATCGAAGCTTTCGTAAAATTTATTGAAGTAATCCATATCGATGGTGGCTAGCGCAACGCCGGCGAAGCTGCCATCGGCATGGCTAATTCTGCGCGAGACAGTGATGATCCATTTGCCTGTTGATCGGCTGCGTATCGGCAGTCCGATGTAAGGCTTGGGATCGAAGTGGGTACTGTGATAGATGAAATAATCCCGGTCTGAATTATTGACGTTGGATGGCGTCGCCGGCAACGCATTAGCGAGCCAATTCCCTTTTTCGTCATAGATGAACAAACCTTGGAGTTGGCGCAGTTCGCGAACCCGTTGGACCAGTAGCTGATGCAGTCGCTGCAAAGCTCCAGGGCCGGTGCCATCAGCTTGTACCCGCTCGACGAGACCGACGAGGGTGGTGTCGGCTGCTTTAATAGTATCGTCCGCATGTTGCGCTATGGCGCGCGTCATATTGGAGGTGGAAACTCCCATTTCCTGCAGCTGAATATTACGGGCTGTCCAACTTCGCCAGCCATCGATGAATACCAAAGACAAACATACAAGAATCACGAAAATCATGGCCAGCGACGTGATTGATATACGTTTGGTGGCTAATCTTGCTTGCCGTGCCAATCTGTCTCGGAGACCGTTCATGGTTTTTATTGTGGGAAGTGATTACAAAATTAAAAGTCGACGTGTCTCTTTTCTATCGTAAAAGGGCATCTGGAAATATGGAAAATGTTTTCTTTTGGAAACTATTATTAATCATAGACCTCCACAGATCAATACAATAGTTATTTATTAATTTCATTGAAACAATCTGCAATTTCGATGGCGGGTTCCGGCACCTAACGCCTTGCATGCCAGAAAATTTTCAACATAAGCGAGAGGGAGCAATCGTTTTCAGCGATTGAAAAGGTGTAGAATAAATTCCAAGTGGCAACATTTTAGTTGGTCGTTGTCAGATATATCAATTGACGCCAACCACCTGCCATTGTTACCAGGAGAGTGGCAACTACGACTCTGCATTCCCTCTTTTAGGAGGATTTATGGACTCAATTCCATTCGAAAAAGTCTCGGTTTCGGAAGCAAAAGCTGTACTTGATGCAGAGCTGCGGAGCAGGCAAGAAAAGAACTGGGAGCAATTGCGCCGCCTGCATGGGCCCGCCGATCTGAAGTTGCAGGAGCAGACATATAATTGGCTGCTGTCGCTACCTACAGAAATTTGGCCTTTGTGGCTCATCAAACATTATCCGCGTATCGCCAACCAATTTGCCGAAGTTTGGCCGCGGCGAGCTGCAGGTGAAAAACTGTTTGCCGAACTCTTGCTGGATCAACGAGGAACCCGCAAAGGTTTTCCTGCGGATGTCTCGCGCGAGATCATGGCTTTGAAGCTCTATTTCGACACCGGAGCAGCCTCGGTTGCCAAGCAGCCGATACAGTTGGAGAAGGCAAATAGCTCTTGATCATGTTGGGTAGAATTCCATCCACCTCTTGAACGGGAGGTGGATTTATCTATTCGCTCTGCCATTATTCGTCTTAGAGCATTCTTACTTGCTCCCAGTCGGTCAAGCCTTGAAATATCTTATCGATTCCATCTTGTTTTAAGGTCCGCATACCTTCTCCAACAGCGGTTTTCAGTATTTCCGGCACATTCGCTTTCGCATGAATTTGTTTCCTGATGGCGGGAGTGTTGAACAGTAATTCGTGCACGCCTAGCCTGCCTTTGTAGCCGCTCTTGTCGCATTTTTCGCAGCCTACGGCCTTGTATAAGGTGAGCGCAGTGCTGCCGTGGCCATATTGTTTTTGCCATTGCGCTACCACGTCGTCTTCCTGCAGTCCGGTTTCCAGGCAATATTCGTAAGCAAGCATCTTGACTTGCTCGGCAGTGGCGGAATAACGTTGGCGGCAGGCCGTGCACAATTTGCGTGTGAGCCGTTGACCGACTACGCCTAACAGCGCATCGGCAAAATTAAACGGGTCTAGGCCGAGATCCAATAAGCGGACGACGCTTTCGACTGCGCTGTTGGTATGCAAGGTGGAAAATACCAGGTGCCCGGTGAGTGAAGCTTCAATGACGGTCCGGGCCGTTTCCGGATCCCTCGTTTCTCCCACCATGATGACATCCGGATCTGCCCGCAAGAAGCTGCGCAATACAGCGGCGAAGGTCAGGTCGATTTTTGCGTGTACCTGCACTTGCCGCAGACCCTTCTGGGTAATTTCTATAGGATCTTCGACCGTCCATATTTTTCGTTCACTGGTATTGATATAACTGAGCAGGGAATGCAAAGTTGTGGTTTTTCCCGACCCGGTTGGACCGCAAACAAATAACAGCCCATGCGGTTTCAGGGCGAGCTTTTTGAGTCCCTCCAGCACAGCGGCAGACAGGCCTAGTGCGTCCAGGGATAGGGCCTTTGGCGCTGCGAGTATGCGCATCACGATATCTTCCATGCCTTCCGTGGTCGGCATGGTGACCACGCGAAGCTCAATTTTGACAGGACCGAACTGCTCGAAATTCAGCTTCCCATCCTGGGAGCGGCGCTTCTCGGAAATATCCAGGCGGCTCATGATCTTAAGGCGGGACACCAGGGCATTGCGGTAGTTTGCCGGAATGTTCGAATAATCGACCATGATGCCGTCCTTGCGAAAGCGGACCCGGGTGGGTTCATTTCCTTTCATGACTTCGATATGGATGTCGGAGGCGCCTTGTTCGAAGGCGTCGAGGATGATCTTGTTGACCAGGCGAACCATGGTGTTGTCGGATTCAGTAATCACCTCATTGCTAACCAGGCTCAGTTCGGCGCCGATGCCATCGTCCATTTTAGAAACGAATTCAGCGATGTCCTGACGCTCTCCCTGCCGGCCATAGAATCTTGAAATGACCTCCACCAGGTCAGTCTCCGACGCCATGACGGGATCAATCGTGAGCTTGGCGCAAAACGATAATTCCTTCAACGCTTCTGACGACAGCGGATCTTCCATCGCCACCACCATGCGCGACTGGGTTCGGTATAGCGGCATCACAATGTATTTTCGCGCCAGGTCGGCAGGTACGATCTTGGTCAAATTCAAGTCAAAATGGAACTGGGGCAGGGTAACGAAGGGAATGCCAAGCTTTTGCGCCAATATTCTTTTAATGCTTTCCTTGGTGACGAAACCCATGCCGACAAGAATTTCACCCAGGTGCAGTTTTCTGTCCTCATTTTGCTTCTTCAGCGCTTGCGCCAGCTGTTCAATGGTGATCAGCTGCTCCTGAATTAATGCTTCTCCCAGCTTAAGGTGGGGCAACGATCGCTGCTTTTGCAAGGCCATTTCTACTTGCACTTCCGTGACCAGGCTCTCTAGCTGCAGATACGCTCCCAGCTTGGATTCCCTCAGCTCGCTTTGCTTCTTTAAGCCGGCGTCGACAGCGTCGGCCGACGCCATTCTGGTGTCTATCAGCATTTTGCCGAGTTTGTCGCCAATTTGATAGCTGGCAATTGCTTCTGTCGGAATAAACCAGCGCACTACCTTGTTGCCGCCGCCGACAAGAAACAGAAAAATCCCGATGTCACGCGGAACGTAACCCACCGTTTCGGAGAGCAAATGTTCGCCGTCCTTGAACGAAATCATGCATTTTTGCCGAATTGAGATGGATAAATTTCCTTGTGTTTCGACCGTTAAAGGCAATTCCATTTTCTTCAACTCTATCGGCGACGTTAAGCGGATGCTTTTGAGATTGGCAAAGCCGATACGCAAGTTGCCGCTGGCGCGTTCCTGATGAAACTCTATCGATGAGGTTTCCAGGTCAAACTCCAGCAGATTGCCGACTTTGCGGCTGCCGTCGGGCATGGCGACGATGCATGGCACCCTGCCATCGTTGGTTGCAGGGGATGCAGAGATTGATTCGAAGTGTGGTGGCAGTGGCCAGTCGAAATCGGTATCCATGAACTTCTCCGTGTTGATTCAAAAACCATCGCATTTCAAGAAAATTTTTGTTTGGCGTATCGCCAAGTGGCTTGCGATTTCCTATTTCAAAACAGGCGCATTGACAGGCTTGATTTCCTGCGCCGGATTTTTACCTCTTGTGCGTGCTTCGAAGCGACGAAACGACTCTCCCACATGCTGCCGCAGCAGCCGGTCATCCCACGGCTTTGTCAGGAATTTATAAACGGTTGCTTCATTGATTTCGCCAGTCGCCAGCTGTATTTCGGAATAGCCGGAAAGCATGATGCGGACTATATGCGGATACAGTCCCTTGACGCGGCTTAAGGGATCGATTACCGGTATTTCCGGCTTGCCCAGGTCAGATACGATGACGCCGACAGGATGGATCGCCAGCAGTTCCAAGGCTTCAAGCGGACTGCTGCTACTGAAGATCTGATAGCCGTCCGGTAGTAAAAGACGATTGAGGGAGGCCAGCGTTTCTTCATCGTTGCAGACCAGCAGCAGAGTGCGCTTGAACGGATCGCCGGGGCGGTTGTCACCCGGCAAATGCGTTCCTGCGCCAAGCAGCGCATCCATTTCGTCTATCGGCAATGGCCGGCTGAAATAGTAGCCTTGCATGGTGTCGCAGCGGTTATTGCTTAAAAATCCCAATTGACCTTCCGTCTCGACTCCTTCGGCAACTGTCGTCATATGAAGAGACTCGGCCATGGCAATGATGGATTTGGTGAGCGACGCGCCATCGACGCTATTCGTCACATCGGAGATGAAGGACTTATCGATCTTCACTACGTCGAAGGGAAATTCCTTGAGATAGGAGAGACTCGAATATCCGGTGCCGAAATCGTCCAGCGTTAAAATTACACCTATCTCTTTGAGACTGCGCAGGGTTTTCACTGCGGTTTCCCGATCTCGCATGAGCACGCTTTCCGTCAGCTCCAGTTCCAGGTATTCGGCGGCGAGGCCGCTCTCAAGCAGCGCGCTGCGCACCAGCTCGACAACATTTTGCTGCCGGAACTGGCGCGCCGATACGTTGACTGCCATGCTGAGCTCAAGATGCCCCGCGGCTTGCCAGGCTTTGGCCTGGACGCAAGCCGTTCTCAATACCCACTCGCCTATCGGTACGATCAATCCGGTTTCTTCCGCCAAGGGAATGAAGCTATCCGGAGGGATCAAGCCAACTCCCGGACGACGCCAGCGCAGCAGCGCTTCGACACCGTTGACCCGGCGGCTTTTGAGATCGACCTTGGGTTGATAGTGGAGCTCGAATTCATGCTGCAGGACCGCCTGGCGCAGTGCATTTTCGAGCTCTGCCTGTTCCTCCACCTGGACGCCCATCTCACGGGTATAGAGCTGGGAGCAATTCCTGCCCTTTTCTTTCGCACTGTATAGGGCGGCATCGGCCGTTTTGAGCAAGGTCTCGCTATTGCCGCCATCTTCCGGATAAATGCTCACCCCAATACTGGTCGTGATATGCAGTTCGTGATCGCCGACAGAGAAGGGAGCGGAAAATGCCTCTAGCACTCTGCGCACCGCAGTCTCTGTATTGTCGGGAGAGCTGAAAGCCGGCAGCATGATGACGAACTCATCTCCTCCCAGCCGTGCTACGGTGTCCTCTTCGCGCGTCGCCGCTTTAAGCCTGGTCGCAACAGCATTCAGCAAACTGTCTCCCGCGGGGTGGCCGAAATTATCATTGATGAATTTGAATCTATCCAGGTCGAGAAACATCACGGCCATATGCTGGCCGCTACGGTTGGCATGAGCGATTGACTGCGTAATGCGGTCGCTCAACAAGTTGCGGTTGGGCAGGTCGGTAAGCGCGTCGTGGTTGGCCAGGTATTCGATCCTTGCCTCGTGCATCTTGCGTTCGGTGATGTCTTGCAAAGTGCCTCGTAGCACCAGGATCCGGCCTTGCTCGCGCAACGTTTCCGCCTGCTGGAGAACAATTCGCTCGTCCCCGTCGGGGCGCGTGATACGGTGCTCAAGGCTATAGCTGATGCCCTCAGTGCGTAGATTCATGAAGCAATAAATCAACTTGGGTTGCTCATCGTTGGGCGCCGCTTGCAGCAGCGATTCGAAACGGGGCGGAGTGTTATTCTCGTCGAGTCCCAGAATTCGATAGACTTCCGGAGACCAGTAACCGTCAGCGCTTTCCGGGTTATATTCCCAGTTCCCCACATGGGCTAATCCCTGAGCATACGTGAGACTGGCCTCGCTGCGAGCCAGATCCTGCAACGCCTCGCTTGCCCGCAACAAGTAGCGCACCCGATGTGGCAGCAGCTTCCAGCGCATAGGCTTGGAAAGAAAGTCAGTAGCGCCGGCTTCAAATGCTTGGGTAATCGACTCGTCATCGTCGTTTCCGGTGAGGACGACAATCGGTATGCGCCTGCCCTCGGGTAATTCACGGATGCGCTTGCAGCATTCGAATCCGTCCATTTCAGGCATGCTGACGTCTAACAGCATGATGTCAGGCTGGAGTCGCCGGAACATCTCGATGCCTTCGATGCCGCTGGCCGCTTCCGCCACCCTGAAACCCTCCGGTTCGAGCGCCTCCACGACAAGCATACGGGTCATCGCGTCGTCGTCGACGACGAGCACCAGGGTAAGCTCTTTGGTTTCTTGGTTCATGCGGCAACCCTTTCCAGAGCAAGCGCTACAAGGACGCGATCAAGTTCTTCCACTGCGTCATTTAATGGTGTGACGGTTGCCGCGACATTCGCGGAGCGCGCCAGTTGTTCGATTTCACGGCAGCTCGCGGCGAGCACCACGGCGCCGACATTTGCACTTGTTGATTTCAGCGTATGGGCCGCATGCCGCAAAGCCTCGGCATCATTTTCCGCGACCGCCTTGCGCATTGCGGCAAGCAAGCGCGGCGCATCCAGAATAAACAGATCGACAACCCGGGTTAGCACATCAGGACGTCCAGGTCTTTGCAAGGAACGCAAGGCCTGCAGCGCTTTCGGGTCGATGCTGGCGGTTTCTATCGTGGTCGGCGTGGTCGGCGTCTCGTCTGCAATTGACACAGGGCTTGGCGTGATTGTTGCGGCTTGGGTCCAGCGTGCGAGCGTCTTTAACAATATGTCGCGACGAAACGGTTTCGAGATATAGTCGTCCATGCCGGCTTCCAGGCAGCGTTCTCTGTCGCCGCCAATTGCATTCGCGGTAAGCGCGATGACGGGTATGCGCGGACAGCCGGTGAGCTGCTCCTGGCGTCGCAGCACTCGCGTGGCCTGGAAGCCGTCCATTTCCGGCATTTGGCAATCCATCAAAATAACATCGAAATCGCCGGTAGCAAGCATGGACAGCACCGCATGACCGTTTTCAGCGATGGCGACGTGGTACTCGGTATCCTCAAGCATTGCTGCGGCGATTTCCTGATTGATCGTGTTGTCCTCCGCCAGTAAAATTTTAACCGCCATAGGGGGATGGGAAGCTGAACTGTCGGCAGGAGCGCATGACGGAGTGATCACCGCCAGCGTGTGGCGCACGGCATTTGGCGCATTTCCTGCCATCGCTGTGACGATGCCGTCGTAAAGATCGGTTCCGCGCACAGGTTTATTGAAGCAATATTCGACTCCCAACTTGCGGGCAAGATTGATGTCGTCGACAGTGTCGAACGAAGTCAGCATGATGATTTTCAGCTGGGCGAGGGAAGTATCGGCTTTGACCGTTTGTACGAGAGCAGCGCCGTCCATGACCGGCATGCAGACGTCGATGATGGCGACATCAAAGTGCGCGTCATGGGCTACGGCGGCGCGCAACTGTTGCAACGCCTCTGCACCACTCGAGGCGCTTACGGCGTCCATCTTCCATTCGCCCGCATGCTCCAGAAGAATGCTGCGGTCGGTCGGATTGTCGTCGACGATCAGTATTTTCACTCCGGCCAGAGATGTCCGTATGGCAGAAGCATGGGTGGCGGCCGTCTCGGCTAGTCGCTCAAAATGCAAGGTGAACGAAAAAATCGCCCCTTGACCTGGCGAACTCTTCAATTCGATTGTCCCGCCCATCATTTCGACGAGCTGCTTGGTGATGACCAGGCCTAGCCCGGTACCGCCATATTTACGTGAAATTGAACTGTCCGCTTGCTGGAAAGGTTGAAACAGATTCGCTGCGACCTCCGGCGCTATGCCTATGCCCGTATCAGATATCGTAAAACAAACCAGATCCTGGCCGTCGCAGCGCACGTCCAGCACTACTTTTCCCTGGTCGGTGAACTTGATCGCATTGTTTATCAGATTCGTAACGACTTGTCGCAAGCGCACCGAGTCGCCTCGGACATTCCGCGGTAGATTCTCTGCCATATGGCAAATGAGATCGAGGTCCTTGCGATGAGCGCTGTGAGCAAGCAAGACAATGACATCGTCAATCGTCTGCCGCAAATTGAATTCGTTTTGTTCCAATGTCAGCTTGCCGGCTTCGATCTTTGAAAAATCCAGGATGTCGTCAATCACCGTCAGAAGAGATTCGCCGGAGCGGTACACCGAGTTGACGAAACGTTGTTGCTTGGCGCTTAACTCGGTGCGCAACAATAATTCGGTCATGCCTAGCACGCCGTTCATGGGGGTGCGGATTTCGTGGCTCATCTTGGCAAGAAATTCCGACTTCGCGCGACTGCCGGCCTGTGCTTCCGCAGTCGCGAGCTTGAGCTGGGTATCACGCTGGTGGATATTCTCAAGCATGCTGTTAAAGCCGTTGATCAGTATTCCGATTTCGTCCGAACCGTGTTCGAGCACCCGCAAAGAGAGATCCTTGCCGCCTCTTATGCGTTCGATAGTGGTGGATAAACGGGAAAGCGGACGAACGATCGAGGCTCCGATTTTCGTATTGATAGCGATGCCGCCGAAACCCAGCAATAACGTCGCTACCATGATGACGATAAACGACGCATTTACCGAACCTTGAACATTCGACACCACGCCTTGCTGCTGCTTGCCGATTTTTTCCACTTGCAAGTCGCTGTAAGCCACTTTTTCCCGCGAAACGACATTTACCTGCTCGACGATTTCGCGTAGCGCAACGTCGCTTGCAAGCACGCGCGCCTTTGCGGTGATGATTCTTTCAGATCCCTCATTGAGTATCCGGATAAGCCGGCTGACGGCATTTGCATCGGTAATATATTTTTTTTTCTGCGTGTCCAGCAGCCCCTTTCTGAACAAAGAATCACTCTCCTGCAACTCTTTGGCTTCGGTTCTTGCAATGGCTACGCTCGCTTTGAATTCGCTCTCCGATTCACTCAGGATCACTCCCCCAATTGCGCTATTGAGCTCGTTGACATCGATGGTGATCGCGTTTCCAGTGTCTTTCACACGTGTCGCTTGCTGCAAGAATGCATTGGCGGCTTCAAGTTCGTGGCGGTCACGGACGAGCTGCATTTCAATCGGGTCGATGGCCTCGGATATCTTTGCGTCAACGGACTCCAATTCCTGGATGATGTTTTTCTTTTCTGAAAAATAATCGGTCTCCGCGCCGATGTTCGTGAATACTTTGGCGCGCAAGGCAATCAATCCGCTTTTGTTGTTGAGAACGCGCTCAACCAATGCAGAAACGGAATTGCCTATTTCCTTGATTTTTGTCGTCTCATCCTGGGCGTAAGAAATATTCTTGATCGCATTTTCCGCAGCTTTCATGCGCTCCACCAGGGGAGTGAGCCGATAGCGGTTCTTTACGGTTTCAAGCTCGCCCACGATGATGATCAAGTCTTTCACCTGCAGCCTGATACCGCTAAATTCTTTGATAATCTGGTTCGAGGAAAGATTTTCCTGCTGTGCCGCGGCGACCACTTTT
The sequence above is a segment of the Collimonas sp. PA-H2 genome. Coding sequences within it:
- a CDS encoding EAL domain-containing protein, with amino-acid sequence MNQETKELTLVLVVDDDAMTRMLVVEALEPEGFRVAEAASGIEGIEMFRRLQPDIMLLDVSMPEMDGFECCKRIRELPEGRRIPIVVLTGNDDDESITQAFEAGATDFLSKPMRWKLLPHRVRYLLRASEALQDLARSEASLTYAQGLAHVGNWEYNPESADGYWSPEVYRILGLDENNTPPRFESLLQAAPNDEQPKLIYCFMNLRTEGISYSLEHRITRPDGDERIVLQQAETLREQGRILVLRGTLQDITERKMHEARIEYLANHDALTDLPNRNLLSDRITQSIAHANRSGQHMAVMFLDLDRFKFINDNFGHPAGDSLLNAVATRLKAATREEDTVARLGGDEFVIMLPAFSSPDNTETAVRRVLEAFSAPFSVGDHELHITTSIGVSIYPEDGGNSETLLKTADAALYSAKEKGRNCSQLYTREMGVQVEEQAELENALRQAVLQHEFELHYQPKVDLKSRRVNGVEALLRWRRPGVGLIPPDSFIPLAEETGLIVPIGEWVLRTACVQAKAWQAAGHLELSMAVNVSARQFRQQNVVELVRSALLESGLAAEYLELELTESVLMRDRETAVKTLRSLKEIGVILTLDDFGTGYSSLSYLKEFPFDVVKIDKSFISDVTNSVDGASLTKSIIAMAESLHMTTVAEGVETEGQLGFLSNNRCDTMQGYYFSRPLPIDEMDALLGAGTHLPGDNRPGDPFKRTLLLVCNDEETLASLNRLLLPDGYQIFSSSSPLEALELLAIHPVGVIVSDLGKPEIPVIDPLSRVKGLYPHIVRIMLSGYSEIQLATGEINEATVYKFLTKPWDDRLLRQHVGESFRRFEARTRGKNPAQEIKPVNAPVLK
- a CDS encoding response regulator gives rise to the protein MKIKTKLMASTGLLLLGVMAISVTSLVALTGVSSSVYRLTDESIPLQLKTSELQRTIEKTSANFFKLGMSTDRQQQAQSSAEINGNIKSIEAITRDIQKLDRQGMEINPVLYKDMQNKMNFAVSDRLRDTEIFRDEARNVKGTLINIEQSISTVKTSIDSLNIQAEKVVAAAQQENLSSNQIIKEFSGIRLQVKDLIIIVGELETVKNRYRLTPLVERMKAAENAIKNISYAQDETTKIKEIGNSVSALVERVLNNKSGLIALRAKVFTNIGAETDYFSEKKNIIQELESVDAKISEAIDPIEMQLVRDRHELEAANAFLQQATRVKDTGNAITIDVNELNSAIGGVILSESESEFKASVAIARTEAKELQESDSLFRKGLLDTQKKKYITDANAVSRLIRILNEGSERIITAKARVLASDVALREIVEQVNVVSREKVAYSDLQVEKIGKQQQGVVSNVQGSVNASFIVIMVATLLLGFGGIAINTKIGASIVRPLSRLSTTIERIRGGKDLSLRVLEHGSDEIGILINGFNSMLENIHQRDTQLKLATAEAQAGSRAKSEFLAKMSHEIRTPMNGVLGMTELLLRTELSAKQQRFVNSVYRSGESLLTVIDDILDFSKIEAGKLTLEQNEFNLRQTIDDVIVLLAHSAHRKDLDLICHMAENLPRNVRGDSVRLRQVVTNLINNAIKFTDQGKVVLDVRCDGQDLVCFTISDTGIGIAPEVAANLFQPFQQADSSISRKYGGTGLGLVITKQLVEMMGGTIELKSSPGQGAIFSFTLHFERLAETAATHASAIRTSLAGVKILIVDDNPTDRSILLEHAGEWKMDAVSASSGAEALQQLRAAVAHDAHFDVAIIDVCMPVMDGAALVQTVKADTSLAQLKIIMLTSFDTVDDINLARKLGVEYCFNKPVRGTDLYDGIVTAMAGNAPNAVRHTLAVITPSCAPADSSASHPPMAVKILLAEDNTINQEIAAAMLEDTEYHVAIAENGHAVLSMLATGDFDVILMDCQMPEMDGFQATRVLRRQEQLTGCPRIPVIALTANAIGGDRERCLEAGMDDYISKPFRRDILLKTLARWTQAATITPSPVSIADETPTTPTTIETASIDPKALQALRSLQRPGRPDVLTRVVDLFILDAPRLLAAMRKAVAENDAEALRHAAHTLKSTSANVGAVVLAASCREIEQLARSANVAATVTPLNDAVEELDRVLVALALERVAA